A segment of the Collimonas fungivorans genome:
CGCGCTTCTATTACACCAAGCCGGAAGATTTGCTGGCCGGTTACAAGGACATCATCAAGAAATCTTCGGCACAGCTGCCGCGCTTTTTTGCCGATATTCCGCGCGCTCCGGTCGACGTCAAACCGGTGCCGGAAGTAGGCGCCGAGAACCAGGCCGGCGCTTATTACGAACCGGGAACGCCAGACGGCTCGCGGCCGGGTTATTTCGTCGCCAACCTGTCGAAGCTGGATTCGCGCCCCAAGTGGGAAATGGAAACCCTGACCTTGCATGAATCGGTGCCGGGCCACCATCTGCAAACCGCGCGAGCCCAGGAAATCAAAGGCCTGCCGGAATTCCGGCGGTTCGGCTGGTATGTCGCGTTTGGCGAAGGCTGGGCGCTGTATGCTGAAAGCCTGGGCGGTGAAATGGGTTTCTATACCGATCCCTACTCGAAATTCGGCCATCTCAACGATGAACTGTTCCGCGCCGCCCGGCTGGTGGTGGATACAGGCATGCATGCACTGGGCTGGAGCCGGCAGCAGGCGATCGACTACATGAATGTGAACACCGCCAATCCGCCGCACGACAACCAGGTCGAAATCGACCGTTACATCGTCGATCCGGGCCAGGCCCTGGGTTACAAGATAGGCCAGCTGAAAATCAAGGCCTTGCGGGAAAAAGCGCAGCAGGAGCTCGGCAGCAAATTCGACCTGCGGCGTTTTAACAACGCCGTCATCGACAATGGCGCTTTGCCGCTGGAGATGCTGGAAACGCAGATAGATCTGTGGATTGCGCAGCAGGCCTCGGCGGTTTAGCACGCATCCTAGAGTTTTAGCTGCAGGAAATCCAGGAAGCAGGTGATGCGCCGCGCCAGCTGGGTGTTCCTGTAGTACACCGCGTGGATTTGCTGGCGGTAGCCATTGTTATGGTCCGCGAGGATATCGACCAAAGTCCCCTGAGCGATATCCTCGCGCACCATGAACGCCGACAGGCAGGTAATTCCCAGCCCGTGCAGCGCCAGCTGACGTATGGTTTCGCCGCCGGACGCCAGCAGCGTCGGACTGATGGTCAGGTTTTCTTCCAGCTGCTGCCGCAGCGGCCAGGTATTCAGCGACTCCGGTTGCGTGAAGCCGATCAGCTGATGCTGCTTCAGTTCTTCCGCTCTGGCTGGCGTACCATGTTTGCGCAGGTACTCGGGACTGGCGACGATGTGCTGCAGACTGGATCCGAGGCGGCGTGCATGCAGCATCGAGTCTTGCAAGGCGCCGTGGCGGATGGCGATGTCGGTGCGCTGCTGCAGCAGGTCGATGTTCTGGTCGTTGCTGGTCAGCTCCAGCGTGATGTCCGGGTAGTTGCTGCGGAATTCGGCGATGTGCGGCACTATGCAATGCAGCATGAAGGGTGGCGAAGCGTCCACCCGCAGGCGTCCTGACGGTCTCTGGTGGCGCACCTGGATCGCCTCTTCGGCTTCTTCCATCGCCGCGATGATCGTGCGCGCCTTTTCCAGGAAAAGATGGCCTTCTTCCGTCAGCTCCATGCGGCGCGTGGTGCGCGTGAGGAGCGAAGTAGCCAGTTTTTGTTCCAGTCGTGACAAGGCCCGGCTCAGGCCGGACGTGGTCTGGCCCAGCTGTTCGGCGGCGGCGCTGAGCGTGCCGCTGTCAACCACGGCGATAAAAATCCGCAGATCGTCGGAGTGAATGTTCATCTTGTCGGTTTAATGGACGCCGCCGCCATGGCTGCCAAGGTTGGCCGGCGCTTCGTCTTCCATGTCAGCCAGGCCTTGCAGGATGCCGCAATCCTTGGCAGCTTGCGTTTTCTGGCATTGCTTGCGCAACTGTTTGAGCTGGGTCTGCAATGCCTTCAATTCGCTGATGCGGTCGGCGACATGCTCGATATGGTGGTCCAGCAAGCTGTTGACTTCGGCGCAATTGTCTTCCGGCAAATCTCGAAACTGCAATAACCTGCGTACTTCGTCCAGCGTCATGTCCAGCGAACGGCAATGGCGGATGAACTGCAGGCGCTCGATATGCGCCTGTCCGTACAAGCGGTAATTGTTTTGCGAGCGCGTCGCCAGGGGCAGCAGGCCTTCGCGTTCGTAGTAGCGAATGGTTTCCACCGGACAGCCGGCGTGGCTGGCCAGCTCTCCGATTTTGAGTGTAATTGCGCTCATGGCAGCTCTTTCCGGGTTATTTCGAGATAAATCCTTGACCTTATAGTAGCTACAGGGTTTTAAATATGCAAGGAGTAATCAATTGCATCCTCAAAACCCGAATCAAGGAGTACGCCATGAGCCATTGCGAAGATAACCATCGCGACCATCACGATCACCAGCATGAGCATGGTCATAGGCACGATCATAAGCATGACCATCAGCACCAGCATGCGCAGGCAGACGCGGGCGCGTCCGCCGCCGGCCGCGCGCCGCCGCTTGCAGGAGCAGAACAGGCGGTGTTCCTGATCCAGAATATGGATTGTCCCACTGAAGAAAAGCTGATCCGCGACAGGTTCAAGAGCATGGCCGGCATCGAAGCCATGCAATTCAACCTGATCCAGCGCGAACTGACGGTCCAGCATCGCCTGGCTTCGGTGGACGCCATCGTTGCTGCCTTGAAGGCGCTGGACATGGAGCCGGCGCTCAAATCGGATACCCTGACCGGCGCCGTCGACCTGGCCGCCGGCGACGACGGCGCTTCCAAGATATCCCGCAGGAAGTGGTTGCTGATGGCGCTTTCCGGCATCACCGCGATAGGCGCCGAGGTGGTGGTCTGGAGCGGCGGCCAGGACAGCTCATGGCTGGTGATCGGCCTGGCGCTGGTGGCGATCCTGAGCGGCGGCCTGGATACCTTGAAAAAGGGCTGGATTGCCTTGCGCAATTTTTCCCTCAACATGAATTTCCTGATGTCGCTGGCAGTGATAGGCGCCGCCATCATCGGCCAATGGCCGGAAGCGGCGGTGGTGATCTTCCTGTTCGCGCTGGCGGAAATGATCGAAGCCTTGTCGCTGGACCGGGCCCGCAATGCAATCAAAGGGCTGATGGCGATGGCGCCGGACCTGGCGACGGTGCAAGGCGCCGACGGCGAGTGGCGCGAGATTGCTACCGGAGAGGTGGCATTGGCGGCGCTGATCCGCGTCAAGCCGGGTGCGCGCGTGCCGCTGGATGGCCAGGTGACCGAAGGCCAGACTACCATCAACCAGGGGCCATTACCGGCGAGAGCATGCCTGTGGAAAAACAGGCCGGCGACCAGGTGTTTGCCGGCACCATCAACGAGCGCGGTTCCTTTGTCTATCGGGTGACGGCGCTGCAAGCCAATTCGACCTTGGCGCGCATCATCAAGAGCGTGCAGCAGGCGCAGGGCGAGCGCGCGCCGACCCAGCGTTTCGTCGATCAGTTTGCACGCTATTACATCCCTGTAGTGGTGCTGGCTGCGTTGCTGGTTGCCACCTTGCCGCCGCTGCTGCTGGGCGCGGCGTTCTATCCGTGGCTATACAAGGCCTTGGTGCTGCTGGTAATCGCCTGTCCTTGCGCGCTGGTGATTTCGACGCCGGTGACAGTGGTGAGCGGGCTGGCGGCAGCGGCCCGGAGCGGCGTGCTGGTCAAGGGCGGGGTGTACCTGGAGATGGGGCGCAAGATCAAGGCGTTGGCGCTGGACAAGACTGGCACGCTGACCTTGGGCAGGCCGCGCGTCACCGACGTGCAGCTGGTGCAGCCGACGGCCGATGATGGCCTGCTGCTGCAGCTGCAACGCCAGGCCGCGAGCCTGGCCAGCCGTTCCGACCATCCGGTATCGGGTGCGGTAGCGGCGCACTGGCAAACCTTGGCCAATGGCGGAAACCTGTTTGAAGTCGGCGCATTTGAGGCGTTGACAGGGCGCGGCGTACAGGGCAGCATCGACGGCCAGCAATTCTATCTCGGCAATCATCGCCTGGTGCATGAGATGGATATCTGCAGCCCTGAACTGGAAGCGCGCCTGTCGGCGCTGGAGAGCGCGGGCAAGACTACGGTGGTGCTATGTTCGGCGAGCCAACCTTTGCTGATCCTGGCGGTGGCCGATACGGTGCGCGACATCGCAGTCGAAGCGGTCGCCAGGCTGCACGCGATCGGGGTCGAGGCAGTCATGCTGACCGGCGACAATGCGCATACCGCGCAAGCCATCGCAACCCAGGTCGGCATCAGCGACGCCCGCGGCGACCAGCTGCCGCAAGACAAGCGCGACGCCATCAACGACTTGCGCGCGCGTTACGGCTACGTCGGCATGGTGGGCGACGGCATCAACGATGCGCCGGCGCTGGCGCAAGCCGATATCGGATTTGCCATGGGAGCGGCGGGCAGCGACACGGCGCTGGAAACGGCCGATGTGGCGCTGATGGATGACGACCTGCGCAAGATTGCGGATTTCATCCGCTTAAGCAAAAAGACGCACACGGTGCTGATGCAAAACATCACTTTGGCTTTGAGCATCAAGGCCATTTTCCTGGTGCTGGCGCTGAGCGGCGAAGCCACCCTGTGGATGGCGGTGTTCGCGGATATGGGAGCGAGCCTGCTGGTAGTGTTTAACGGCTTGAGATTGCTGCGGGCATAACGCCGACTACGGATTCTCGGCGGATTCCGATGACTTCGCCAGCCACTCTTTGCCTCTCAGCATCAGCTTCCAGTAAACCCAGGGCAGCACGGTGGTCTTCAGCAACCAGGCGCTGCGCCGGGCGACGGTCGGGTCGAGCCGGAAGGTCGGCAGCAGCTTGCCGCCATAACCGAACTCGGCCAGTATCACTTTGCCCTTTTCGACCGTCAGCGGGCAAGCGCCATACCCGTCGTAACGTGCGTCCAGCGCTTTGCCGGCGCAGGAGGCGAGCAGGTTGCTTGCCACCACTACGGCCTGTTTGCGGATTGCCGCGACGGTCTTGGCGTTAGCGGTCGAGCACACATCTCCCAGTGCGAACACATTGCGGTAACGGACGTGCCGCAGCGAAGCAGGATCGACTTCGCACCAGCCATCGACATTGGCTAGCGGACTGTTGCGTACTGCATCCGGGGCAACCTGCGGCGGCACCGCGTGCAGCATGTCAAACGATTTTTGCTGGCGGCTGCTGCTGCCGGCATTGTCCTTGACGTCGAACCACGCCAGCCGGTTTGGACCGTCGACCTTGACCAGATTCGATTCAAGCACCAGGCGCGCCTGGTATTTTTTGACATAGCGCATCAGCGGCGGCACGAATGCGGCGACGCCGAACAGTGCAGTGCCGGCGCTGTTGAATTCGACCTCTATCTGCTTCAGCACGCCTCTGCGCAGCCAGTAGTCGCACGAGAGGTACATGGCTTTTTGCGGCGCGCCGGCACATTTTATCGGCATGGCCGGTTGCGAAAACAGTGCCTTGCCGTGTTTTAATTGTGATACCAGTTGCCAGGTATAAGGGGCCAGGTCGTGGCGGTAATTCGAGGTCACGCCGTTTTTACCCAAAGTCTGTTCCAGGCCCTCTATCTTCTCCCATGCAAGCCGCAAGCCGGGCAGACGATCAGTTGCTGGTAGGCGATCAGGCAGCCGTTGTCGAGCCGGATGCGGTTATGGTCAGGCAAGAATTCAGACACTGCCTGCGGGATCCACTGCGCAGCACTAGGTATCAGCGACGCCATCGGCCGTACGGTTTTTTTGCTGTCGAAAATGCCGCGCCCGACCAGCGTCCAGGCCGGCTGGTAATAATGCTGGCTGCTGGGGTCGACGATGGCGATCTGGGCGTTCGGAGCGCGCTTGAGCAAGCTGCTCGCAACCGTGATGCCGGCGGAACCGCCGCCGACGATCACGATTTCATACTGCTTGAGTTTGTCGTTCCCGGCGCCGGCTGCCTGGATCGGCGTATCGATCAGGTTCGCCAGCCGGAAAATGTTGGTCGAGCGGTTGCCGGTGCGGCAAAAGGCCAGGACCGGGGCCGGCATGTCGGCCAGCAGCAGGCGCAGCGCTGTGCCGTGTTCTTTGCTGAGATGGGTGGCGTCGGCGGGCAGGTAGCTGAAGGCAAGGCCAAGCGCTTCGCAAGCCGCGGCCAGTTCCTTGCTGCCGACGTGGTGGCCGCCGTCTTCGCCGTCAGGGCGATTGCAGATCACCGATTTGTAGCCGGCGGCCAGGATGATGGGCAAGTCTTCCAGTCCGATTTGGCTGGCAGTTGAAAACAGGTCGTTATGCTTGAAGAGATTAAAGTTCATAGGTGCTGATTCCATCATGATGGGCGGGTGGCACTACTTACTTGGGTTTGTTTGAACCTGCTTGAATCTGCTTGTTTGCGACCAAAACCTGGCGAGCGGGCGCGGCTTGCCGGGCGAGGGTGGCGGCCTGTTAAAGTTGGCAACGCGGGAAGGCGCGGATAATGTTGCTTTGCCGGCGCCAGGGTGGACTGACGGAAGTCAGGGATTGACCTTGGTTTACCAATTCTGTTAACAATGTGCGGTCAGGGCTCGCGGCCGCGCTATATCTTGTTTTGCTCCAGTGAAATTATCTGTTCAATCCAGGCATTGCTGCTTGCCTGCTACTTGTTTGATTGTTAATAATATAAGATGGATTAGGCATTTGTCAATGTTGTATATGTTTATATATAGTTACGTATTGTTAAGTTGAGGATGAATATAGATGGCAAGTCCACAAATAGAAGTCATTTTTGATGAGAACACCGCGACGTTTACTTATGTGGTTTATGCCGCGGCAGGCAACGAGTGCGCGATTATCGATTCGGTGCTCGATTACGATCCGGTCGCCGGCCGCACGTCGACCGTCGCGGCTGACCGGGTGATCGAATTCGTGCACAGCAAGAGCCTGAAGGTGCAATGGCTGCTGGAAACCCACGCCCACGCCGATCACATTTCGGCGGCGCCTTACCTGCGCCGGCGCTTGGGCGGCGCAATCGCCATCGGCGACCAGATCCGGGTAGTGCAGGGGGTATTCAAGAAAATCTTCAACCTGCAATCGGAATTTTTACTGGACGGCGCCCAGTTCGATCATTTGTTCGCGCCGGACGAGCTTTTCCATATCGGCAGCCTGCCTGCGCAAGCGCTGCATGTCCCGGGCCATACGCCGGCCGACATGGCTTACCTGGTGGGGCAGGACGTGGCGTTTGTCGGCGACACGCTGTTCATGCCGGACCTCGGCACTGCGCGCTGCGATTTTCCCGGCGGCAGCGCCAGCGCCTTGTATCGGTCGGCAGGCAAGCTGCTCAGCTTGCCGCCATCGACCCGGCTGTTCGTCTGCCACGATTATCCGCCAGACGGCCGGCGCCCGGCCTGCGAGTCGACAGTCGCCGAGCAGCATGCAAAAAACATCCATGTGCGCGACGGCATCAGCGAAAGCGAATTCATCGCCATGCGCAACCAGCGCGACGCCACGCTGGTCTTGCCGACCCTGATGCTACCCTCGATCCAGCTCAACATCTGCGCCGGCGTATTGCCGGCGGCGGAAGAGAATGGCGTGAGTTACCTGAAGATCCCTCTGAACGTTGCTTTGTAAAGCTGAAGGGTCTTAAAAAGACGATCCGGGCTGCTGCAGGAATTCCAGTTCTGCAGGCGTCGATTGCCGTTGCAGGATCTGGTTGCGGTGCGGGAACCGGCCAAAGCGCGCGATGATGTCGCGATGCCGGATGGCGAACGACAGGTAGCCGGCAAAACATTCCTTCTGGCTGGCCGCAACTTGCGCTACCAGTGCTGCGCCAAGCGTCACTGCCTGCTCCTGGTCTTGCAGCAGTTCCGAATGCGTCAGGGGCAAGTGCAGGAAGATGCGTTCGATCGGGCGCAGCGCTGCATAAAAATCGGCTTGCAGGCCCTTGCGGCAAAAGCCGCGCGCCAGCGTATCGAAGGCAAATGAACGTGGCGTATTGCGGTACATGTTGCGGGGGAACTGATCGGTCAGCAGGACCAGGGCAACTACGCCTTGCGGTGTATTTTCCCAGTCTGCCAGCTGGTTGTTCTCGGCGGCCAGCAAGGTCGTTTCAAAGCGCTGCCTGATCTGCAGATCGACATCAGGATTTTTGCCCCACCACAGGCCAGCTTGCCGGTTGGCGGCGGTGACGTCGTCCTGACTGTCGCCAAACCAGAATTCCCTGATCGCCTGGATATTTTCCATCCGGTAGTCAGCCGGCGCTGCGCCGAGGCAGCACGTAGATAAGCAGATCGCCGATGGTGACTTTCTGGCCAGCCTGGATCTTGCAGGTCTTGCGCAGTTCGATCTTGCCGTCGACGGCAACCACGCCGCTGGCGACCAGCGCCTTGCCGGCGCCGCCGCTGTCGCACACGCCGGTCAGCTTGAGCAGTTGATTGAGTTCGACATAGTCGCTGTTGAGGCGTAGTTCCAGTTGTTGCATAGCATTCCGATGAAGATGAATAAATATCAGGTGTTGGCGGTGCGGCTCAACGCCAGTTGCGCCTGGTCCAGCCAGACGTGCAGGTTGTCCAGCAAATCCTGCTGGCTGAACGAGCAGCTTTCCTCTGTGAACAGGTTGCTTGCTTCCAGCCGTCCGAGAAAATTTTCCGCGACTTCCGCAAAACGCGGCGGCAGCGCCGACAGCAGCGCGGTTTGCGCGCGCCAGGCCTGGCACAGGGTTGCCACGGTGCTGCTCTTGTTCTGCAATGCGCTCAAGGCTTCGCGCAAGTGTTGAATCGTGTCCTGGTGTTGCATGATGTAATTTTTAATGCGTCAGCCCGGCCAGCACGAACAAACCGATCGCGGACAGGAATGCAATAGTCCACACGGCTGAACGCAGGCTGGGACGGTCAGTCAGGTACAAGACAGTGTAGACGACGCGGGCGACGATAAATAATACCGCCAGCAGATTCAGCATGTTTTGCGGCGCATGCACTTGCTGCGCAATGATCACGCCGGCGGCAAAAAACGGGAAGGCCTCGAAATGATTGCGGTGGGCATAATCGGCGCGGCGCCGCAGTCCCGACTGTTGCTCCAGCCAGGCGCGCGGTTCAGAGTTGTCAAAGTCAGGGCGGCCGCGCTTGGCGAAGACGACCGTAAACAGCGGCATCAATCCGGCAATCAGTACGCACCAGTAGGCAATCGTCATGGAATTTTCTTGGTCCGGTTATAAGGTGGCACGCTGCCGCTAAAGCGTTTTGACTTCAAACGTATTGCAGGATTTGACTTCGCCGCTGCTGACGCCCTGCTTGAACCAGCGTACCCGCTGCGCCGAAGTGCCGTGGGTGAACGAATCGGGCACCACATATCCCTGCTCCTGTTTTTGCAGGGCATCGTCGCCGATCGCGGTGGCCGCGTTCAGGGCGCCTTCGACATCGCCTTGCTCCAGGATGCTGCGCGCCTGGTTGGCGTGGAAGGCCCAGACGCCGGCCAGGCAGTCGGCTTGCAATTCCAGCCGCACCGACATGGCGTTTGCCTGTGCTTTCGACATCTGGCGTTCGGCGCTGTTGACCTTGTCCATGATGCCCATCAGGTTTTGCACATGGTGTCCGACTTCATGGGCGATCACGTAAGCCTGGGCAAATTCGCCGGAGACATGGAAGCGCTGCTGCATCAATTGATAAAAGCTGAGGTCGATGTATACCTTGCGGTCGCCGGGGCAATAGAAAGGGCCGGACGCGGTCTGGCCGGTGCCGCAGGCAGTTTGCGTGGCGCCGGAAAACAGCACCAGGGTCGGCGCCGGATAGGTCTTGCCGTTGGCGCGGAAAATCTGGGTCCAGACGTCTTCGGTATCGGCCAGCACGGTGCGCACGAACTTGGTCTGGCGGTCTTCGGCCGCCGGCGCGGCGCGGTTGGGGCCGGGGGCTTGCTGCGATTGCGGCTGGCTGACCGGTCCGCCGCTGAGCAGGCTCAGTACGGTGCTCGGGCTGATGCCGAAGAAATACGAAGCCACCAGGGCAATCGCAATAGTGCCGAGGCCGATGGAGCGGCCGCCGCCGAAACCGCCGCCGCCGCCGTCGCTGCGGCGGTCTTCGACGTTGTCACTTTCCCGATTGCCTTCCCATTTCATGGCTGCTTCCCCTGTTGACTTTAGTAAGCAATTCTAACGGAATGGCTACGGATATAGACGCAAAACTACTGTGAGATATTGTAAAAAATCTACTTGAAGTCCCACTTCATCTGCTCGGCAATCGGGATGTGTTTTGCCGATTCGACGCAGAGCGCAATGTAATCGG
Coding sequences within it:
- a CDS encoding LysR family transcriptional regulator — its product is MNIHSDDLRIFIAVVDSGTLSAAAEQLGQTTSGLSRALSRLEQKLATSLLTRTTRRMELTEEGHLFLEKARTIIAAMEEAEEAIQVRHQRPSGRLRVDASPPFMLHCIVPHIAEFRSNYPDITLELTSNDQNIDLLQQRTDIAIRHGALQDSMLHARRLGSSLQHIVASPEYLRKHGTPARAEELKQHQLIGFTQPESLNTWPLRQQLEENLTISPTLLASGGETIRQLALHGLGITCLSAFMVREDIAQGTLVDILADHNNGYRQQIHAVYYRNTQLARRITCFLDFLQLKL
- the cadR gene encoding Cd(II)/Pb(II)-responsive transcriptional regulator produces the protein MSAITLKIGELASHAGCPVETIRYYEREGLLPLATRSQNNYRLYGQAHIERLQFIRHCRSLDMTLDEVRRLLQFRDLPEDNCAEVNSLLDHHIEHVADRISELKALQTQLKQLRKQCQKTQAAKDCGILQGLADMEDEAPANLGSHGGGVH
- a CDS encoding MBL fold metallo-hydrolase, with translation MASPQIEVIFDENTATFTYVVYAAAGNECAIIDSVLDYDPVAGRTSTVAADRVIEFVHSKSLKVQWLLETHAHADHISAAPYLRRRLGGAIAIGDQIRVVQGVFKKIFNLQSEFLLDGAQFDHLFAPDELFHIGSLPAQALHVPGHTPADMAYLVGQDVAFVGDTLFMPDLGTARCDFPGGSASALYRSAGKLLSLPPSTRLFVCHDYPPDGRRPACESTVAEQHAKNIHVRDGISESEFIAMRNQRDATLVLPTLMLPSIQLNICAGVLPAAEENGVSYLKIPLNVAL
- a CDS encoding DUF924 family protein, which produces MENIQAIREFWFGDSQDDVTAANRQAGLWWGKNPDVDLQIRQRFETTLLAAENNQLADWENTPQGVVALVLLTDQFPRNMYRNTPRSFAFDTLARGFCRKGLQADFYAALRPIERIFLHLPLTHSELLQDQEQAVTLGAALVAQVAASQKECFAGYLSFAIRHRDIIARFGRFPHRNQILQRQSTPAELEFLQQPGSSF
- a CDS encoding RNA-binding S4 domain-containing protein; the protein is MQQLELRLNSDYVELNQLLKLTGVCDSGGAGKALVASGVVAVDGKIELRKTCKIQAGQKVTIGDLLIYVLPRRSAG
- a CDS encoding MAPEG family protein; this translates as MTIAYWCVLIAGLMPLFTVVFAKRGRPDFDNSEPRAWLEQQSGLRRRADYAHRNHFEAFPFFAAGVIIAQQVHAPQNMLNLLAVLFIVARVVYTVLYLTDRPSLRSAVWTIAFLSAIGLFVLAGLTH
- a CDS encoding neutral zinc metallopeptidase, yielding MKWEGNRESDNVEDRRSDGGGGGFGGGRSIGLGTIAIALVASYFFGISPSTVLSLLSGGPVSQPQSQQAPGPNRAAPAAEDRQTKFVRTVLADTEDVWTQIFRANGKTYPAPTLVLFSGATQTACGTGQTASGPFYCPGDRKVYIDLSFYQLMQQRFHVSGEFAQAYVIAHEVGHHVQNLMGIMDKVNSAERQMSKAQANAMSVRLELQADCLAGVWAFHANQARSILEQGDVEGALNAATAIGDDALQKQEQGYVVPDSFTHGTSAQRVRWFKQGVSSGEVKSCNTFEVKTL